One genomic segment of Methanothermobacter wolfeii includes these proteins:
- a CDS encoding class I SAM-dependent methyltransferase, producing MEGPLFTGRTWREYMKMFDLDTEDIRSLRILDCPAGSSSFTPFMISGGADVTACDIMYKEKPETLSEKCREHLEFLTEALRRVKDNFNWEFYSSPDEMFEKRLEACRCFTDSYKKHPEAYVQGDIMKLPFDDESFDLVLSSHLLFIYDHRLDWGFHRRALDELIRVSSGEVRVYPLVKENGELSGYVERFIRERDDVEARIVTVDYEFRRNGNLMLIIRRP from the coding sequence ATGGAGGGACCCCTCTTCACAGGCCGTACATGGAGGGAGTACATGAAGATGTTTGACCTTGACACCGAGGATATAAGAAGCCTCAGGATACTGGACTGCCCCGCAGGAAGCAGTTCATTCACACCCTTCATGATATCAGGGGGAGCTGATGTGACGGCCTGTGACATCATGTACAAAGAAAAACCAGAAACATTATCTGAAAAATGCCGGGAACACCTTGAGTTTCTCACAGAGGCCCTAAGAAGAGTCAAGGATAACTTTAACTGGGAATTTTACAGTTCACCCGATGAAATGTTTGAGAAGCGCCTCGAGGCCTGCAGATGCTTTACTGATAGCTATAAAAAACACCCCGAGGCCTACGTGCAGGGTGATATAATGAAGCTGCCCTTTGATGATGAAAGCTTCGACCTTGTACTATCATCACACCTGCTCTTCATATATGATCACAGGCTTGACTGGGGATTCCACAGGAGGGCCCTTGATGAGCTGATACGCGTAAGCTCAGGGGAGGTCAGGGTATACCCCCTTGTAAAGGAGAACGGTGAACTATCAGGATACGTTGAAAGGTTCATCAGGGAGAGGGATGATGTTGAAGCAAGGATAGTCACCGTTGATTACGAGTTCAGAAGGAACGGCAATCTAATGCTCATTATAAGGAGGCCCTGA
- a CDS encoding flavodoxin family protein has protein sequence MKTLLVYYSRTGNTRDVASKIAGEMECDVEEIRDTQKRSGIIGTLKSLYQALRETDTVLEPYSRDPADYDLVIIGTPVWAGKPSVPVSTYLKENRSKIKKAAFFCTYGGTGEEGTFRRMAEILESEPLQTMAITEKEMKEGTCDCKIEPFVRELTS, from the coding sequence ATGAAAACACTTCTGGTATACTATTCAAGAACAGGCAACACAAGGGATGTTGCATCTAAAATTGCCGGTGAAATGGAGTGCGATGTTGAGGAGATACGTGATACACAGAAACGTTCAGGGATTATCGGGACTTTAAAATCACTTTATCAGGCCCTGAGGGAAACCGACACCGTACTGGAACCCTACAGCAGGGACCCTGCAGACTACGACCTTGTGATCATAGGGACACCTGTATGGGCAGGTAAACCCTCTGTCCCCGTGAGCACATACCTCAAGGAAAACCGTTCAAAGATAAAGAAGGCCGCATTCTTCTGCACCTACGGGGGTACCGGTGAAGAAGGGACCTTCAGGCGTATGGCCGAGATACTTGAAAGTGAACCCCTCCAGACCATGGCCATAACTGAAAAGGAAATGAAGGAAGGCACCTGCGACTGCAAGATAGAACCCTTTGTAAGAGAGCTGACATCATAG
- the tsaA gene encoding tRNA (N6-threonylcarbamoyladenosine(37)-N6)-methyltransferase TrmO produces the protein MDIVIRPVGVIRSPFRVRGDAPPQGRFSDEKSEIHIFPEYRKAAEGLELFEHVFVIYWQHLAERDVLKVVPRGKRNKRGVFSTRAPSRPNPLGLCLVKLLDVDDVLTVQGLDALDGSPVIDIKPYYKDIDSPW, from the coding sequence ATGGATATAGTTATAAGGCCAGTGGGGGTGATAAGATCACCCTTCAGGGTGAGGGGTGATGCACCTCCCCAGGGGAGATTCTCCGATGAGAAGAGCGAGATACACATATTCCCTGAATACAGGAAGGCTGCAGAGGGCCTTGAGCTTTTTGAACACGTGTTCGTCATCTACTGGCAGCACCTTGCTGAGAGGGACGTCCTGAAGGTTGTTCCCCGCGGAAAAAGGAATAAAAGAGGTGTTTTCTCAACAAGGGCTCCTTCAAGGCCAAACCCCCTGGGACTGTGCCTTGTGAAATTGCTTGATGTGGATGATGTTCTAACCGTCCAGGGCCTTGATGCCCTTGATGGTTCACCGGTTATTGATATAAAACCCTACTATAAGGATATTGATTCTCCATGGTGA
- a CDS encoding HAD family hydrolase: protein MRTMIFDIDKTLLTGSHCHFYSFKQAFRDLFDVEIEIDIGSIQGMTDREIIFRTARRYGLEIDDGVFSEIVDSISCHYLENLERDRITPLEGAGVVLEKLHEMNVPLGVVTGNIEPVAWLKLQQAGFSEYFSYGGFGNEGCRRSSIIRVALERLAAREGPVNPSETFIVGDTPRDIAGGREAGLRTIGVATGDFTCAELKSAGADHVLEGLHDVEGFFEIISAYGAGVSL, encoded by the coding sequence ATGAGAACCATGATTTTTGATATAGATAAAACACTGCTTACCGGATCCCACTGTCATTTTTATTCATTCAAACAGGCCTTCAGGGACCTCTTTGATGTTGAAATCGAAATCGACATTGGAAGCATCCAGGGGATGACCGACAGGGAGATAATATTCCGTACTGCCCGCAGATACGGCCTTGAGATTGATGATGGTGTCTTCTCGGAGATCGTTGATAGCATCTCATGCCATTACCTTGAAAACCTTGAAAGGGACCGTATAACGCCCCTGGAAGGTGCCGGAGTCGTCCTTGAAAAACTCCATGAGATGAATGTCCCCCTGGGGGTTGTTACAGGTAACATTGAACCCGTTGCATGGCTGAAGCTTCAGCAGGCAGGTTTCAGTGAATACTTCAGTTATGGTGGTTTCGGTAATGAGGGGTGCAGGAGGAGTTCAATTATAAGGGTGGCCCTTGAGAGGCTTGCTGCAAGGGAGGGACCCGTGAACCCCTCCGAAACCTTCATAGTCGGTGACACCCCCAGGGACATCGCAGGGGGTAGGGAGGCTGGACTCAGGACCATAGGGGTTGCCACAGGGGACTTCACGTGTGCTGAACTTAAATCAGCCGGCGCAGACCATGTGCTTGAGGGTCTGCATGACGTTGAAGGTTTCTTCGAGATAATATCAGCTTACGGTGCAGGTGTAAGCCTCTGA
- the rfbA gene encoding glucose-1-phosphate thymidylyltransferase RfbA — translation MKGIVLAGGSGTRLYPITRAVSKQLLPVYDKPMIYYPISVLMLAGIRDILVISTPRDLPLYRDLLGDGSQFGIKFSYAVQEKPRGIADAFIVGKEFIGDSKVALVLGDNVFYGHRFSEILRRAASLRDGAVIFGYYVKDPRPFGVVEFDSEGRVISLEEKPEKPKSNYVVPGLYFYDNRVVEIAEKIKPSERGELEITSINEEYLRMKKLRVELMGRGMAWLDTGTHDGLLEASSFIETIQKRQGFYIACLEEIAYNNGWITREQVLEMASRLEKTDYGKYLRDLAEGNFHG, via the coding sequence ATGAAGGGAATAGTGCTTGCAGGAGGCTCGGGCACCCGCCTTTACCCGATAACAAGGGCTGTTTCAAAGCAGCTCCTCCCCGTATATGACAAACCCATGATCTACTACCCCATCTCTGTGCTGATGCTGGCAGGTATAAGGGACATACTGGTGATATCCACCCCCAGGGACCTGCCCCTCTACAGGGACCTCCTCGGTGATGGCAGCCAGTTCGGAATTAAATTCAGCTACGCTGTACAGGAAAAGCCCAGGGGGATAGCGGACGCCTTCATCGTGGGGAAGGAGTTCATAGGAGACTCAAAGGTCGCCCTTGTCCTCGGTGACAACGTATTCTACGGGCACCGTTTCAGTGAAATACTCAGGAGGGCCGCCTCCCTCAGGGATGGTGCCGTTATATTCGGTTACTATGTTAAGGACCCCCGACCCTTCGGTGTTGTTGAATTTGACAGCGAGGGCAGGGTGATATCCCTTGAGGAGAAACCAGAGAAACCTAAATCCAATTATGTTGTGCCCGGCCTCTACTTCTATGACAACCGGGTGGTTGAGATCGCCGAGAAGATAAAACCGTCGGAGAGGGGGGAACTTGAGATAACATCCATCAATGAGGAGTACCTCAGGATGAAAAAACTCAGGGTGGAACTCATGGGACGCGGGATGGCCTGGCTCGACACAGGGACCCATGACGGCCTCCTTGAAGCAAGCAGCTTCATAGAGACCATACAGAAAAGGCAGGGATTCTACATTGCATGCCTTGAGGAGATAGCCTATAACAATGGCTGGATCACAAGGGAACAGGTCCTTGAAATGGCATCCCGGCTTGAGAAGACAGATTACGGTAAGTACCTGAGGGACCTTGCGGAGGGTAACTTCCATGGGTAA
- the rfbB gene encoding dTDP-glucose 4,6-dehydratase, whose amino-acid sequence MERILVTGGAGFIGSNFIRYMLERHSYSIINLDALTYCGNLENLRDVEDHPRYTFIRGSITDRELVNRIIQDVDAVINFAAESHVDRSIQDPEIFIKTNVLGTQTLLEASRREGIERFIQISTDEVYGSAETGYFTEETPLAPNSPYSASKAAADLMVRAYHRTYGLPVNITRCSNNYGPYQFPEKLIPLMITNALEDRPLPVYGDGMNVRDWLHVEDHCSAIDLVLHHGREGEVYNIGGNNERRNIDIVKLILRELEKDESLIRFVEDRPGHDRRYAIDATRIRNELGWKPRYSFREGIKETINWYIRNRKWWENIKSGEYLRYYERMYGHRLGS is encoded by the coding sequence ATGGAGAGAATTCTGGTAACCGGTGGCGCCGGGTTCATTGGAAGTAACTTTATAAGGTACATGCTTGAAAGGCACAGCTACAGCATAATAAACCTTGATGCCCTTACCTACTGCGGTAACCTTGAAAACCTGAGGGATGTGGAGGACCATCCACGCTACACCTTCATAAGGGGAAGCATAACCGACAGGGAACTTGTTAACAGGATAATCCAGGATGTTGATGCTGTTATAAACTTTGCTGCAGAGTCCCATGTTGATAGAAGCATCCAGGACCCTGAAATATTCATAAAAACCAATGTCCTTGGAACCCAGACCCTCCTTGAAGCCTCGAGGAGGGAGGGGATTGAAAGGTTCATACAGATATCCACCGATGAGGTCTATGGTTCCGCTGAAACAGGGTACTTCACAGAGGAGACTCCCCTTGCACCCAACAGTCCCTACTCTGCCAGCAAGGCCGCTGCTGACCTCATGGTGAGGGCCTATCACAGGACCTACGGACTTCCTGTTAACATTACAAGGTGCTCAAACAACTACGGACCCTACCAGTTCCCTGAGAAACTCATACCCCTCATGATAACCAATGCCCTTGAGGATCGGCCCCTCCCGGTTTATGGTGATGGGATGAATGTGAGGGACTGGTTGCACGTGGAGGACCACTGCAGTGCCATAGACCTTGTCCTGCATCATGGAAGGGAGGGTGAAGTCTACAATATCGGTGGTAACAATGAGAGGAGGAATATTGATATTGTGAAGTTAATCCTCAGGGAACTGGAGAAGGATGAGTCCCTCATAAGATTCGTTGAGGACCGGCCCGGCCATGACAGGAGGTACGCCATTGATGCCACACGTATAAGGAATGAGCTTGGCTGGAAGCCCCGCTACTCCTTCAGGGAGGGTATAAAGGAGACCATCAACTGGTACATCCGTAACCGCAAATGGTGGGAGAACATAAAGAGCGGGGAATACCTCAGGTACTATGAGAGGATGTACGGTCACCGATTAGGCTCCTGA
- a CDS encoding cyclase family protein: MYTLLSYPLGADSPVHPALLDVKTRIRNRIPYDGYETHIICTENHAGTHVDAPAHYLEGGRRIIDYGIDELVFENPGLFDVAAEPGSPVGPEDIELEDEHDIILIRTGYGSIRGTEAYLQDNPWISPELIDGIRRDYHGIRAIGIDCISISTPSRPYEGKMAHLNAFIEGDDYGDPLLIIEDMKLEGVTGEIERVLVVPWMVESVDSAPCTVIAEMRGP; the protein is encoded by the coding sequence ATGTACACCCTCCTATCATACCCCCTTGGAGCAGATTCTCCGGTCCACCCTGCGCTCCTGGATGTTAAAACCAGGATCAGGAACAGGATACCCTATGATGGATATGAGACCCATATAATCTGCACCGAGAACCATGCAGGCACCCATGTTGATGCACCGGCCCACTACCTTGAGGGTGGAAGGAGAATCATCGACTATGGGATTGATGAACTGGTATTTGAGAACCCCGGTCTTTTTGATGTTGCTGCTGAGCCTGGAAGCCCGGTAGGACCCGAGGATATTGAACTGGAGGATGAACACGATATAATCCTCATAAGGACAGGTTATGGATCTATAAGGGGCACCGAGGCATACCTCCAGGATAATCCATGGATAAGCCCGGAACTCATTGACGGTATAAGAAGGGATTATCATGGGATAAGGGCCATAGGGATTGACTGCATATCAATATCCACCCCATCCAGGCCATATGAGGGGAAAATGGCCCATCTGAATGCCTTCATTGAGGGGGATGATTATGGGGATCCCCTTCTTATCATAGAGGACATGAAACTTGAGGGAGTTACCGGGGAGATTGAAAGGGTCCTTGTTGTCCCCTGGATGGTTGAATCGGTTGATAGTGCCCCATGCACGGTTATAGCAGAGATGAGGGGGCCTTGA
- the rfbC gene encoding dTDP-4-dehydrorhamnose 3,5-epimerase produces the protein MGKFRFIRTELDGAVIIEPEIYSDERGYFMETFNESDFIDGGLDVRFVQDNESMSRRGVLRGLHFQLRKPQGKLVRVVKGEVFDVAVDLRRDSETYGEWTGVILSDSNRREFFIPEGFAHGFLALSDECILNYKCTRLYHPEYDSGIPWNDPDIGIEWPLDLVDELIISDKDRKWRPLRENPVYL, from the coding sequence ATGGGTAAATTCAGGTTCATAAGGACGGAACTGGATGGTGCTGTTATAATAGAACCGGAGATATACTCCGATGAGAGGGGCTACTTCATGGAGACCTTCAATGAATCAGATTTCATTGATGGCGGCCTTGATGTTAGATTCGTGCAGGACAATGAGTCAATGTCACGCAGGGGCGTCCTGAGGGGCCTTCACTTCCAGCTGAGAAAACCCCAGGGTAAGCTGGTCCGTGTGGTGAAGGGGGAGGTCTTTGATGTTGCGGTTGACCTCAGGAGGGATTCTGAAACCTACGGTGAATGGACCGGTGTCATACTATCAGATTCAAACAGGAGGGAGTTCTTCATCCCTGAAGGCTTTGCCCATGGATTCCTGGCCCTCAGTGATGAGTGCATACTCAACTATAAATGCACCCGTCTCTACCACCCTGAATATGACTCTGGCATCCCATGGAACGACCCGGATATCGGTATTGAATGGCCCCTCGACCTTGTGGATGAACTTATAATCTCAGATAAGGACCGGAAATGGAGGCCCCTACGGGAAAACCCTGTATACCTTTGA
- a CDS encoding YIP1 family protein, giving the protein MLKGIMHLSDDILLLLKSPEEALKRTKDMGFENQGLYLYVFLSAFLGFSLGGALSSVTGGWLIMPVIFALVVLVVSFLKLLLWSVISYIVALAVFGGKGTFTGTLKMMGFSAAPFIIGIFAFMTLTLLQTVFTSTLLMVIMYIWVIMIAAAAVDAEHEIGYGRAFLSVFGLPATVMMLLIMLVGVF; this is encoded by the coding sequence TTGTTAAAGGGAATTATGCACCTTTCAGATGACATCCTCCTTCTTTTAAAGTCTCCGGAGGAAGCACTTAAGAGGACAAAGGATATGGGGTTTGAAAATCAGGGACTCTATCTCTACGTCTTCCTCTCGGCTTTCCTTGGGTTCAGCCTGGGAGGAGCCTTATCCTCTGTAACAGGGGGATGGCTGATAATGCCGGTGATCTTTGCACTGGTAGTTCTTGTTGTTTCATTCCTGAAACTCCTCTTATGGTCGGTGATATCATATATCGTGGCCTTAGCGGTTTTCGGGGGTAAGGGGACCTTCACCGGAACCCTTAAAATGATGGGATTCTCGGCGGCTCCATTCATAATAGGGATATTCGCCTTCATGACCCTCACACTCCTCCAGACGGTCTTCACATCAACCCTTCTGATGGTGATAATGTACATATGGGTCATTATGATTGCAGCCGCTGCAGTGGACGCTGAACATGAAATAGGCTATGGGAGGGCATTCCTTTCAGTATTCGGCCTCCCGGCCACTGTGATGATGCTTCTTATAATGCTCGTGGGGGTGTTCTGA
- the rfbD gene encoding dTDP-4-dehydrorhamnose reductase yields MRIALTGASGMLGSDLKEVLENDHEVLTTHVDVRDLEGVVETIHDMQPDLVIHSAAFTNVDGAESDRETAYQVNVLGTRNIAVASSNTGASLVYISTDYVFDGEKDSGYLEFDEPNPLNFYGRTKYLGELAVRDLTDRFYIVRTSWLFGRNGRNFVKTMIELAEAGHEISVVDDQYGSPTYTHDLASAMAELIERPAYGIYHITNSENCSWYEFALEIFEVLDMDVKLKPIGSEDFPRPARRPKCSILKNHNWTMEGFKPLRSYREALKDYLKREYGV; encoded by the coding sequence ATGAGGATAGCGTTAACCGGTGCGTCTGGAATGCTTGGAAGTGACCTCAAGGAGGTCCTTGAGAATGATCATGAGGTTCTAACAACCCATGTGGATGTGAGGGACCTTGAGGGAGTTGTGGAGACCATCCATGACATGCAGCCGGACCTTGTGATACATTCAGCGGCATTCACCAATGTTGATGGTGCTGAATCAGACCGTGAAACAGCCTATCAGGTGAACGTCCTTGGAACCAGGAACATTGCCGTCGCATCCTCAAATACAGGGGCTTCCCTGGTTTACATATCAACGGACTATGTTTTTGATGGTGAAAAGGACTCAGGGTACCTTGAATTTGATGAACCAAACCCCCTGAACTTTTATGGGAGGACAAAGTACCTTGGGGAGCTTGCCGTAAGGGACCTCACCGACAGGTTCTATATAGTAAGGACATCCTGGCTCTTTGGCAGGAACGGGAGGAACTTCGTCAAGACCATGATAGAGCTTGCAGAGGCGGGTCATGAGATAAGCGTGGTGGATGATCAGTACGGTTCACCCACCTACACCCATGACCTTGCCTCGGCCATGGCTGAACTCATCGAAAGACCGGCCTATGGGATCTACCACATTACAAACTCGGAGAACTGTTCATGGTACGAATTTGCCCTTGAGATCTTTGAAGTCCTTGATATGGACGTGAAACTCAAGCCGATAGGAAGCGAGGATTTCCCGAGACCCGCCAGAAGGCCCAAGTGTTCCATCCTTAAAAACCATAACTGGACCATGGAGGGCTTCAAACCCCTCCGCAGCTACAGGGAGGCCCTTAAGGATTACCTTAAAAGGGAATATGGTGTTTAA
- a CDS encoding cryptochrome/photolyase family protein, with product MNEKSAALVFPHHLMKFHPAAEKTSRFILVEEQLFFGDPVFRLNFHKNKLVLHRASMRYYRDRLEGGGMETEYIEHNPDPGMSYLREHLEEYDRIYTLELLDHELSRRLRGLCRELSVELVELEGPFLLKRDLMDKYFMGDRFFLTSFYIRERKRLSILTRNSKPVGGKWTFDTENRRRLPRGMKVPEPVRLPENPYVREARAYVEERFHDNPGSTEHFNYPTTHREAEIFLKDFIENRLENFGSYQDFISRQEIFLFHSVLSSSLNTCLITPAEVMDAALSSRAPLNSVEGFVRQIMGWREFVRAVYIKKGSYERSRNYFKHTRKLNSKLYLGCTGIEPYDTAVGRVLEYGYTHHIERLMVIGNFMLLLGIDPDEVYSWFMEMFVDAYDWVMVPNVYGMSQYADGGLMATKPYISSSNYLLRMSNHSRGEWCDVWDALFWTFLSDKRKLLEANPRIRVLYRHLTDEKLRRFYRVREDFLEDLGY from the coding sequence ATGAATGAAAAATCCGCTGCCCTGGTATTCCCCCATCACCTTATGAAGTTTCACCCTGCAGCAGAAAAAACCTCCCGCTTCATACTTGTGGAGGAACAGCTCTTCTTCGGTGACCCGGTATTCAGGCTGAATTTCCATAAGAACAAACTGGTACTGCACCGGGCATCAATGAGGTACTACCGTGACCGCCTTGAAGGAGGGGGCATGGAGACAGAGTACATCGAACACAACCCGGACCCGGGGATGTCATACCTCAGGGAGCACCTTGAGGAATATGACAGGATCTACACCCTGGAACTCCTTGACCATGAACTCAGCAGGAGACTTAGGGGTCTCTGCAGGGAACTCAGTGTTGAACTTGTTGAACTTGAAGGTCCCTTCCTCCTGAAGAGGGACCTTATGGATAAATACTTCATGGGGGACAGGTTCTTCCTCACATCATTCTATATAAGGGAGAGGAAGAGGCTTTCAATCCTCACCAGGAATTCGAAGCCGGTTGGGGGTAAATGGACCTTTGATACCGAGAACAGGCGCAGATTACCACGGGGAATGAAGGTTCCAGAACCTGTAAGGCTTCCTGAGAACCCCTATGTCAGGGAGGCCAGGGCCTACGTTGAGGAGAGGTTCCATGATAACCCAGGGTCCACCGAGCACTTCAACTACCCCACCACCCACAGGGAGGCTGAAATATTCCTCAAGGACTTCATTGAGAACCGCCTGGAGAACTTTGGGAGTTACCAGGACTTCATATCCCGTCAGGAGATATTCCTCTTCCACTCGGTGCTTTCATCATCACTCAACACATGCCTCATCACACCGGCCGAGGTTATGGATGCGGCCCTGTCTTCCAGAGCCCCCCTGAATTCAGTTGAGGGCTTCGTGAGGCAGATCATGGGGTGGAGGGAATTTGTGAGGGCGGTTTACATCAAAAAAGGATCCTATGAGCGGAGCAGGAATTACTTCAAACACACGAGGAAACTCAACAGTAAATTGTACCTGGGATGTACGGGTATAGAACCCTATGATACTGCAGTAGGGAGGGTTCTGGAGTACGGGTACACGCACCACATAGAGAGGCTCATGGTTATAGGGAACTTCATGCTCCTCCTTGGCATAGACCCTGATGAGGTCTACAGTTGGTTCATGGAGATGTTTGTAGATGCCTATGACTGGGTCATGGTGCCCAATGTCTATGGCATGAGCCAGTACGCCGACGGTGGTCTTATGGCAACAAAACCCTACATCTCATCATCAAACTACCTGCTGAGGATGAGCAACCACAGCCGCGGCGAATGGTGCGATGTATGGGACGCCCTGTTCTGGACATTCCTCAGTGATAAAAGAAAGCTTCTTGAGGCAAATCCAAGAATCAGGGTACTCTACAGGCACCTTACAGATGAAAAGTTAAGGAGATTTTACAGGGTGAGGGAAGACTTTCTTGAGGATCTTGGCTACTAA
- a CDS encoding ArsR/SmtB family transcription factor produces the protein MKGDICEVEAADEVKVRRVRERMPSDGVVRRASDVFKLLSEPTRLKILYALSAEPLCVCEITSLLGMNQSAVSHQLRILRSAGIVNYERVGKMARYYLKEEGIVNVMESCEHIGSMEDR, from the coding sequence ATGAAAGGGGATATCTGTGAAGTTGAGGCTGCAGATGAGGTTAAGGTTCGAAGGGTCAGGGAGAGAATGCCATCAGATGGTGTGGTGAGGAGGGCCTCGGATGTTTTCAAGTTACTGTCAGAACCAACCAGGCTTAAGATACTCTACGCCCTCTCGGCCGAGCCCCTCTGTGTGTGTGAAATAACATCCCTCCTGGGGATGAACCAGTCGGCAGTTTCACATCAGCTCAGAATCCTGAGGTCGGCGGGCATCGTGAACTATGAGAGGGTGGGGAAGATGGCCCGCTATTACCTTAAAGAGGAGGGCATCGTTAATGTCATGGAGAGCTGTGAGCATATAGGATCCATGGAGGATCGGTGA
- a CDS encoding B12-binding domain-containing radical SAM protein yields the protein MVLINPLDKTAVKNKLGLVLPPLNLMYLAAALERASFSVKIIDDDLQGLGAEKVAGIIEKLDPLIVGITATTATIKTSLEYLGAVKRLLPDVLTVIGGPHPTFLPERTLGDSDALDVVVVGEGEATIVDLAEKYERRGAPSLRDVAGISYREGGSIRTNRPRPLIEDLDDLPFPARHLVPFRDYETSEQEAGGMITSRGCVYPCRYCSSSLIMGKKFRFRSAENVVDEVEELVDRYGLHDIAFLDDTFMLHRPRAGEISREIRERGIDVSFVTSSRVDMVRRSLLEDLRSAGMSTVYYGVESGCQRILNLMEKGITLKQAEDAVKAAKDVGIDVVTSFILGYPGEKPSEMDRTIDFSIKLDPDYSQYSILTPFPGTPIYHELRKRNLLDEDWDKYTVIQPVIKYEKLGLSRETVMRKLVKAYIRFYSRPSYLLKHGYMIGVFLKTLYRTYIEPKIPFKSKK from the coding sequence GTGGTTCTCATAAACCCCCTGGATAAAACTGCTGTGAAGAACAAGCTTGGCCTTGTCCTCCCACCCCTGAACCTCATGTACCTTGCAGCCGCCCTTGAAAGGGCCTCCTTCAGTGTTAAAATCATAGATGATGACCTCCAGGGGCTGGGTGCAGAGAAGGTTGCAGGTATCATCGAAAAACTTGACCCCCTCATTGTTGGGATAACAGCAACAACAGCAACCATAAAGACCTCACTTGAATACCTCGGGGCCGTTAAGAGGCTTCTTCCTGATGTGCTTACGGTCATAGGAGGACCACACCCCACATTTCTCCCTGAAAGGACCCTTGGTGACTCGGATGCCCTTGATGTTGTTGTGGTGGGTGAGGGGGAAGCCACCATCGTTGACCTTGCAGAGAAGTATGAGAGAAGGGGAGCCCCATCCCTCAGGGACGTTGCCGGTATAAGCTACAGGGAGGGTGGCTCCATAAGAACAAATAGGCCGAGGCCCCTCATAGAGGACCTTGATGATTTACCGTTCCCTGCAAGGCACCTTGTACCCTTCCGTGATTATGAGACATCGGAGCAGGAAGCCGGGGGTATGATAACCAGCAGGGGCTGTGTCTATCCCTGCAGATACTGCTCATCCTCCCTCATAATGGGTAAGAAGTTCAGGTTCAGGAGCGCTGAGAATGTGGTGGATGAGGTGGAGGAGCTTGTGGACAGATACGGGCTCCATGATATCGCGTTCCTCGATGACACCTTCATGCTCCACAGGCCAAGGGCAGGGGAAATTTCACGGGAGATCAGAGAAAGGGGGATTGATGTGAGTTTCGTCACATCATCCCGGGTTGACATGGTCAGGAGGTCGCTTCTTGAGGATCTAAGGTCCGCGGGTATGAGCACCGTATATTATGGTGTTGAATCAGGCTGCCAGAGGATCCTTAACCTCATGGAAAAGGGCATAACCCTGAAGCAGGCTGAGGATGCTGTTAAGGCTGCTAAAGATGTGGGTATTGATGTTGTAACCTCATTCATCCTCGGTTACCCCGGAGAGAAGCCCTCGGAGATGGACAGGACCATTGATTTTTCAATAAAACTCGACCCTGACTACAGCCAGTACTCAATCCTCACCCCCTTCCCGGGGACACCCATCTACCATGAACTCAGGAAGAGGAACCTCCTGGATGAGGACTGGGATAAGTACACGGTCATACAGCCAGTTATAAAGTACGAGAAACTTGGACTGAGCCGGGAGACTGTAATGAGGAAGCTGGTGAAGGCCTACATCAGGTTCTATTCAAGACCATCCTACCTCCTGAAACACGGTTACATGATAGGTGTTTTCCTTAAAACACTCTACAGGACTTACATAGAGCCAAAAATACCCTTCAAGTCCAAAAAATAA